The Cucumis melo cultivar AY chromosome 5, USDA_Cmelo_AY_1.0, whole genome shotgun sequence genome has a segment encoding these proteins:
- the LOC103496971 gene encoding 60S ribosomal protein L13a-4, with protein sequence MVSGSGICAKRVVVDARHHMLGRLSSIIAKELLNGQKVVVVRCEEICISGGLVRQKMKYMRFLRKRMNTKPSHGPIHFRAPAKILWRTIRGMIPHKTKRGAAALARLKAYEGVPPPYDKMKRMVIPDALKVLRLQAGHKYCLLGRLSSEVGWNHYDTIKELERKRKERSQVAYERKKQLNKLRIKAEKVAEEKLGPQLEVIAPIKY encoded by the exons ATGGTGTCCGGTTCCGGTATCTGTGCTAAGCGCGTCGTCGTTGACGCCAGGCATCACATGTTGGGAAGGCTCTCTTCCATTATCGCCAAAGAGCTTCTCAATGGTCAGAAAGTCGTGGTCGTCCGATGCGAGGAGATCTGCATCTCCGGTGGGTTGGTCCGCCAAAAAATGAAGTACATGCGTTTCTTGAGGAAGCGAATGAACACCAAGCCTTCTCACGGCCCCATTCACTTCCGTGCTCCCGCTAAGATCCTTTGGCGCACCATTCGTGG GATGATTCCCCATAAAACTAAGCGTGGTGCGGCGGCGCTTGCGCGTTTGAAGGCGTACGAGGGTGTTCCTCCTCCGTACGATAAGATGAAGAGGATGGTCATCCCTGATGCCCTCAA GGTCTTGAGGCTTCAAGCTGGACATAAGTACTGCTTATTGGGAAGACTCTCTTCGGAGGTTGGATGGAACCACTATGATACCATCAAG GAACTCGAGAGGAAGAGAAAGGAAAGATCCCAGGTTGCATATGAGAGAAAGAAGCAGTTAAATAAGCTGAGGATTAAGGCCGAGAAGGTTGCTGAGGAGAAGCTTGGTCCCCAACTTGAAGTTATTGCTCCTATCAAATACTAA